In Longimicrobium sp., the genomic window CGATCACCACGTCGGCGGTGCGCTCGTCCCTCACTCCGGCGTGGCCTCCGTCAGAAAGGCCTCGAACAGGCGGACGGCGTGCTCCACGTCGCGCGGGTCCACGGCCTCGAACGGCGAGTGCGAGTAGCGGATGGGCGGCGCCACCAGCAGCGTCTCCATCCCCTGCCGCACCAGGTGCGCACCGTCGGACGAGTAGTGATACAAGACTACGTCCTGCACGGGGATGCCGTGCGCTTCCGCCACCGCGTGCATCCGGGCGATCAGCCGGCGCGAGTAGTGGACGGACGAATCGCGGTGCACCAGCGCCGGTCCACCGCCCAGGCGAACGGGAACGTGCTCGTCCTGCACCGTGGGAATGTCGCCGGCCAGCCCGTTGTCGATGATGAAGCCGATGTCGAACGCCCGACCGTCGCGCGCCACGCTGCTCGCCCCGATCATCCCGATCTCTTCCTGGACGGTGAGCGCGAACGTGACGTCGAAGCGGGGCGCCCGTTCCGCCAGCCGTCGCGAAAGCTCCACCAGAACGGCCACGCCCAGCCGGTCGTCCATCGCCTTGCCCACCAGCAGCCGGCCCACCTTCTGGATGCCGGGGTCCCACACCATCCGCGTGCCGACGTGAATGCCGGCCTCCGCCACCTCGGCGGCGGTCATCCCCACGTCCACGAACAGGTCGTCCCACCCCAGCTCGGTGCGTCCGCGCTGCTCGGGGGTCATGGCGTGGCCCGTGGTCGTCGCCAAAATGCCGACGACGGGGCCGTGGTCCGCCAGCAGCCGGAAGCGCTGGCCCACGAAGTACGGGAAGGAGAAGAGGTCGCGCTCGCCCGGCAGCACGCGCAGGAAGCCGTCGGCCGTCACCGAGCGGACGATCAGCGACAGCTCGTCCGCATGGGCCGCGAGCAGCACTCGCGGGCCCCGGCCGGGAATGCGCAGGAACAGGTTGCCCACCGCGGTCGCCGTCACCTCGCCGCGGCCCTCCCACTCGCGGCGCACCCAGGCCGTCACCGCCTCTTCCTGCCCGGTGGGCCCGGGAAGCGAGCAGAGGTCGCGCAGCAGCGCCTCCATCCGCTCCGTGCCTCCGCCGGGGCTCACCACCGGTGCCGGGGACGGTTCGGAACGAGCGGCGGCGGGCCGGGAATCGCCCTGGCTCACGCTCGTTCGTTCCTCGTCGCGGGCCCTGAAGTCGCTCATCCGCTCTCTCCTGTCTCCCCGGCCTGGTGCACCCGCCCGACGCCGGCGGCCAGGTAGCCGCGCGACAGCTTCACGTAGTGCCCGGCGCTGCTGCTCACCCACCGCAGCGAAGCCCCCTCCAGCTCCTTCTTCACCACCGCCGGCGAGCCCGCCGCCATGGTGCGCGGAGGGACGGTGCCGCCCGCGGAAACCACGGCGCCCGCCGCGATCAGCGCCTCGTCGCCGACCGTGGCCCGCTGAAGCACCACCGCGTTCATCCCGATCAGCGCGCCGCTCCCCACCGTGCAGCTTTCCAGGACCGCCCCGTGGCCGATGGTCACGTCGTCGCCGATCA contains:
- a CDS encoding M42 family metallopeptidase — protein: MSDFRARDEERTSVSQGDSRPAAARSEPSPAPVVSPGGGTERMEALLRDLCSLPGPTGQEEAVTAWVRREWEGRGEVTATAVGNLFLRIPGRGPRVLLAAHADELSLIVRSVTADGFLRVLPGERDLFSFPYFVGQRFRLLADHGPVVGILATTTGHAMTPEQRGRTELGWDDLFVDVGMTAAEVAEAGIHVGTRMVWDPGIQKVGRLLVGKAMDDRLGVAVLVELSRRLAERAPRFDVTFALTVQEEIGMIGASSVARDGRAFDIGFIIDNGLAGDIPTVQDEHVPVRLGGGPALVHRDSSVHYSRRLIARMHAVAEAHGIPVQDVVLYHYSSDGAHLVRQGMETLLVAPPIRYSHSPFEAVDPRDVEHAVRLFEAFLTEATPE
- a CDS encoding gamma carbonic anhydrase family protein, which produces MAIILPFAGIFPRIHPTAFVAPNATVIGNVTIGEEASVWFGAVIRGDEPEFEIRVGARTSVQDNVVLHVSRQGATLIGDDVTIGHGAVLESCTVGSGALIGMNAVVLQRATVGDEALIAAGAVVSAGGTVPPRTMAAGSPAVVKKELEGASLRWVSSSAGHYVKLSRGYLAAGVGRVHQAGETGESG